The Streptomyces sp. NBC_01689 genome includes a window with the following:
- a CDS encoding replication-relaxation family protein: protein MGGSLTYPYGSTSLVRGHVLAALGVLKVASADQIRRLTCPGHKDSKGVRNACLDLAKHGLTQSDGYARDGQKLWGLTTLGLTAAAETLGRPAADMGGTARGAARSGAPHAMAVNETVIALTGTQPVPTRPILRTTPTPGTLAGSGTAAASPVPAGFGSVTSWATEVVHPMPGASRTRASVRTDAVLRAAEDGLPALLVEVDRCTEADDVLAAKFARYREFFRVQVKDHSVAVSHGGQHVPLWESFYPPTGRDGYPPIAVVFDPGTRLGEQALKNRMNRVLELTRDHWSGKYERRGGYGGEEPDGYVDYKDAIPVLFTTLTRLQDSGPQAAVWWRCGHRSWETLTDALDNPRDVRAWRRRERERHKARQAREAREREERRPAANEGWDGPRVPEQPEPATPPCQTCGGPLGGLGIDDPSASPPDGRNCASCRDVDAAIQPPMGLFKALFGRPDKDTPPQPPTGL from the coding sequence GTGGGTGGTTCGCTGACGTATCCGTACGGGTCGACCAGCTTGGTGCGCGGGCACGTGCTCGCGGCGCTGGGTGTGCTGAAGGTGGCGAGCGCGGATCAGATCCGCCGGCTGACCTGTCCCGGCCACAAGGACAGCAAGGGCGTGCGCAACGCCTGCCTCGATCTCGCCAAGCACGGGCTGACGCAGTCGGACGGCTACGCCCGGGACGGGCAGAAGCTGTGGGGCCTGACCACCCTCGGCCTGACCGCCGCAGCCGAGACTCTCGGACGTCCTGCTGCGGACATGGGCGGCACCGCACGCGGAGCGGCCCGCTCGGGGGCCCCGCACGCGATGGCCGTCAATGAAACCGTCATCGCCCTCACCGGCACCCAGCCCGTCCCCACCCGCCCAATCCTGCGCACCACCCCAACCCCCGGGACACTCGCGGGATCCGGCACGGCGGCCGCGTCGCCGGTTCCGGCGGGGTTCGGGTCGGTGACGTCGTGGGCGACGGAGGTCGTGCACCCCATGCCCGGCGCGAGCCGGACCCGCGCCTCGGTGCGCACGGACGCCGTCCTGCGGGCTGCGGAGGACGGCCTGCCCGCGCTGCTGGTGGAGGTGGACCGGTGCACGGAGGCCGACGACGTCCTGGCGGCCAAGTTCGCCCGCTACCGCGAGTTCTTCCGTGTACAGGTGAAGGACCACTCCGTCGCCGTGTCCCACGGGGGCCAGCACGTGCCGTTGTGGGAGAGCTTCTACCCGCCGACCGGCCGCGACGGGTATCCGCCGATCGCGGTGGTCTTCGACCCCGGCACCAGGCTGGGAGAGCAAGCGCTCAAGAACCGGATGAACCGGGTCTTGGAGCTGACCCGCGACCACTGGTCGGGCAAGTATGAGAGGCGCGGCGGATACGGCGGTGAGGAGCCGGACGGCTACGTCGACTACAAAGATGCCATCCCGGTCCTGTTCACCACCCTGACCCGCCTCCAGGACTCCGGCCCACAAGCCGCGGTGTGGTGGCGCTGCGGACACCGCAGCTGGGAAACCCTCACCGACGCCCTCGACAACCCCCGCGACGTCCGCGCCTGGCGCCGCCGTGAAAGGGAACGCCACAAAGCCCGGCAAGCCCGGGAAGCGAGGGAGCGAGAGGAGCGGCGGCCGGCTGCCAACGAAGGTTGGGACGGGCCGCGCGTGCCCGAACAGCCCGAACCCGCGACCCCGCCCTGCCAGACCTGCGGCGGCCCGCTCGGGGGGCTGGGCATTGACGATCCTTCCGCCTCGCCGCCGGACGGCCGTAACTGCGCATCCTGTCGCGACGTCGATGCAGCCATACAACCCCCGATGGGGCTGTTCAAAGCCCTCTTCGGCCGCCCCGACAAGGACACCCCACCCCAGCCCCCGACCGGGCTGTAA
- a CDS encoding IS5 family transposase produces MSGVGGGYPSDLTDEQWALVEPLLPSARVGPKGGRREKHPRRRIMDAIFYVVRTGCAWRQLPKDFAPWPTVYWYFTWWHDDGTVERIHNALRGQVREADGRDAEPSAGLIDSQSIRTADTVPAATRGFDAGKKVKGRKRFIVTDTLGLLLAVHVVAASVQDRDGAKRPLLWTRLDHPGVRKIWADQGFAGRLVEWGAQILGRDLEIVRKAPDQRGFQVQPKRWAVERTFAWLTAHRRLARDYETSPAHSETMIRWAMIGVMVRRLTRGRPATRPGPRSLSRTEAHRLNHGAAEGSWLTS; encoded by the coding sequence GTGAGCGGTGTTGGGGGTGGGTATCCGTCGGACTTGACGGATGAGCAGTGGGCGCTGGTGGAGCCGTTGCTGCCGTCAGCGCGGGTGGGTCCGAAGGGTGGTCGGCGGGAGAAGCATCCGCGGCGGCGGATCATGGATGCGATCTTCTACGTGGTGCGGACGGGGTGTGCCTGGCGGCAGTTGCCGAAGGACTTCGCTCCGTGGCCGACGGTGTACTGGTACTTCACGTGGTGGCACGACGACGGCACCGTGGAGCGAATCCATAACGCCCTGCGCGGTCAGGTCCGCGAGGCCGACGGCCGTGACGCGGAGCCGAGCGCAGGCCTGATCGACTCGCAGTCCATCCGCACCGCCGACACCGTCCCCGCTGCGACCAGGGGATTCGACGCGGGCAAGAAGGTGAAGGGCCGCAAGCGGTTCATCGTCACCGACACCCTCGGACTGCTGTTGGCCGTCCATGTCGTCGCGGCGAGCGTCCAGGACCGCGATGGCGCGAAGCGGCCGTTGCTGTGGACCAGGCTCGACCATCCCGGTGTCCGGAAGATCTGGGCCGACCAGGGCTTCGCCGGCCGCTTGGTCGAGTGGGGCGCACAGATCCTCGGCCGCGATCTGGAGATCGTCCGCAAGGCCCCTGACCAGCGCGGTTTCCAGGTCCAGCCCAAGCGGTGGGCGGTAGAGCGCACCTTCGCGTGGCTTACCGCCCACCGGCGCCTCGCCCGGGACTACGAGACCAGCCCGGCCCACTCCGAGACGATGATTCGATGGGCCATGATCGGCGTCATGGTCCGCCGCCTTACCCGAGGCCGACCGGCAACCCGACCAGGCCCACGATCGCTCTCCCGCACTGAGGCCCACAGGCTCAACCACGGTGCAGCCGAAGGCTCGTGGCTCACTTCATGA
- a CDS encoding DUF6233 domain-containing protein — MSELPPDPARLRAILAHLDKQLADTDTIRTYLHLQREEVQRALHAAAQPARPPRPQRQARPTLAPAPFPSLTERHPNGPTGTGDGYMLEIKRHPKDPEPAILHIDSCTRATRKTSPITPDEFRVALRDTEYVQTCSYCRPEDKPDDATG; from the coding sequence ATGTCCGAGCTGCCGCCTGATCCCGCCCGCCTCCGCGCGATCCTCGCCCACCTCGACAAGCAGCTCGCCGACACCGACACCATCCGCACCTACCTGCATCTGCAGCGCGAGGAAGTACAGCGCGCCCTCCACGCCGCCGCGCAGCCGGCCCGCCCACCGCGGCCGCAGCGGCAGGCACGGCCGACCCTGGCACCCGCGCCATTCCCCAGCCTCACCGAACGGCACCCCAACGGCCCCACCGGGACGGGAGACGGCTACATGCTGGAGATCAAACGCCACCCCAAAGACCCCGAGCCCGCCATCCTCCACATCGACAGCTGCACCCGGGCCACCCGGAAAACATCACCGATCACCCCAGACGAGTTCCGCGTCGCACTCCGCGACACCGAATACGTCCAGACCTGCAGCTACTGCCGGCCGGAAGACAAGCCCGACGACGCTACCGGCTGA
- a CDS encoding MFS transporter, with protein sequence MNTLRDPGLFRNRDFSLLLSGQLVSAVGDQAHFMALPLIVLALTGSATQAGYVLGLGTLSFLLFGLIAGALVDRWDRKATMIWCEVGRAVLTAGVAVALWLNRLTLPQLYATALLAGVLTTLFQVANTAALPNVVGPRQLSAALGYSQSAAGAVGIFGAPLAGALYAVGRTVPFTLNAVSFAVSAASLRLMRARFQVDRQDVRTTSPLTTEIREGIGWLWRQPVIRFLTLVSAADKVRYGAGYLLIITLARQAGASPLWIGLIFSGAAVGAMAGALVSDRVTRRFPLGRIAVVMLWLEALMFPLYALAPNPLTLAAVAAAESLVAPVYAVAMTTHQLAITPDELRGRATSAVSTLTTGALSIGTLAGGALITTLGSKPLVWVCGGWLLILALLTTANRAVRQAPPAGALPQRQATDTAETADTPG encoded by the coding sequence TTGAATACTCTTCGCGATCCCGGCCTGTTCCGGAATCGGGACTTCTCGCTGCTACTGAGCGGCCAGTTGGTCTCTGCTGTCGGCGACCAGGCTCACTTCATGGCCTTGCCGCTGATCGTGCTGGCCCTTACCGGGTCGGCCACTCAAGCCGGGTACGTACTCGGCCTGGGCACCCTTTCCTTCCTGCTGTTCGGCCTGATTGCCGGCGCCCTGGTCGACCGGTGGGACCGTAAGGCCACCATGATCTGGTGTGAGGTTGGCCGGGCCGTACTCACCGCCGGCGTCGCCGTCGCACTCTGGCTGAACAGGCTCACCCTGCCCCAGCTGTATGCGACAGCGCTGCTTGCCGGGGTCCTGACCACTCTCTTCCAGGTGGCGAACACAGCCGCGCTGCCCAACGTGGTTGGTCCTCGACAGCTGTCCGCTGCGCTCGGCTACTCGCAGTCCGCCGCCGGCGCGGTGGGCATCTTCGGGGCCCCACTCGCCGGCGCGCTCTACGCCGTCGGCCGGACTGTGCCATTCACCCTCAACGCGGTCTCCTTCGCGGTGTCAGCGGCCTCGCTGCGCCTGATGCGCGCTCGATTCCAAGTGGACCGACAGGACGTTCGGACAACATCGCCTCTAACCACCGAGATCCGAGAAGGCATCGGCTGGCTCTGGCGCCAGCCGGTCATCCGCTTCCTCACTCTCGTCTCGGCCGCTGACAAAGTGCGCTACGGCGCCGGCTACCTGTTGATCATCACCCTCGCCCGGCAGGCGGGAGCCTCGCCACTGTGGATCGGCCTCATCTTCAGCGGCGCGGCCGTTGGCGCCATGGCGGGGGCGCTGGTCTCGGACAGGGTCACGCGCCGCTTTCCGCTGGGCCGCATCGCCGTGGTGATGCTGTGGCTGGAGGCACTGATGTTCCCGCTGTACGCTCTCGCGCCCAACCCGCTGACACTGGCAGCGGTCGCAGCCGCGGAGTCGTTGGTGGCTCCGGTCTATGCCGTGGCCATGACCACCCACCAACTGGCCATCACCCCCGATGAGCTGCGCGGCCGGGCAACGAGCGCAGTCTCCACGCTCACCACGGGAGCCTTGTCGATCGGCACGCTCGCAGGCGGCGCGCTGATCACCACGCTGGGTTCCAAGCCGCTTGTCTGGGTCTGCGGCGGATGGCTTCTCATCCTGGCCCTCCTCACCACTGCCAACCGTGCAGTGCGGCAGGCGCCACCAGCGGGCGCACTTCCACAGCGGCAGGCCACCGACACGGCCGAGACCGCCGATACGCCTGGCTGA
- a CDS encoding HEAT repeat domain-containing protein — protein MKRSDDLLAGLDDIDWAALGHAYGSAEDVPGQLRTVCGPDQEARESAIRSLFSNIFHQGTRYSASPYAVPFLTRIAAAGPAGARADALLLLTRLAVDWHDEYDLPLGIDTVAWRAAAISPEDNLRWYDGQIAAETDEKRLKNLREGRAYCAAGHPVDAREGALRSYDAVRAQLPVLLELLGNRDPEIRTKTAYLLGWFPEEADATLLPLLACLDGERDPVCVATVLIAVGLIADHDPHGRLRHHLDHEHPLPRWAAATALTRLLAAHPATAPGLPPAERIAAELAAFGAGPAPETPTAHHAGDLHSYTVRSLLHLMGAAEDPDGVLLEIVRALPRIEETGVVPRPLAVRVENLLEALFDPADTVPVFAELSPGRRELLRVLAELLTAADFQPVPFGSDLHERFTQYGLPGTRPALRAYVGLSTEGEDPSAPLPDPWAPFRNH, from the coding sequence ATGAAGCGATCCGACGATCTCCTGGCAGGGCTGGACGACATCGACTGGGCAGCCCTGGGACATGCCTACGGCAGCGCCGAGGACGTGCCCGGCCAGCTCCGGACGGTGTGCGGGCCGGACCAGGAGGCCCGGGAGAGCGCCATCCGCAGCCTGTTCAGCAACATCTTCCACCAGGGCACCCGATACTCGGCCTCTCCGTACGCCGTGCCGTTCCTCACCCGAATCGCTGCCGCGGGCCCGGCAGGCGCCCGGGCCGACGCGCTGCTGCTGCTGACCCGTCTGGCCGTTGACTGGCACGACGAGTACGACCTCCCGCTCGGCATCGACACCGTCGCGTGGCGCGCCGCAGCCATCAGCCCCGAAGACAATCTGCGCTGGTACGACGGGCAGATCGCCGCCGAGACCGACGAGAAGCGGCTGAAGAACCTGCGCGAGGGACGGGCGTACTGTGCGGCGGGGCACCCCGTCGACGCCCGCGAGGGCGCACTGCGCTCCTATGATGCGGTCCGCGCCCAGCTTCCCGTCCTGCTCGAACTGCTCGGCAACCGGGACCCGGAAATCCGCACCAAGACCGCGTACCTCCTCGGCTGGTTCCCCGAGGAGGCCGACGCCACGCTGCTCCCATTGCTGGCCTGCCTCGACGGCGAGCGGGACCCCGTCTGCGTCGCCACGGTCCTCATCGCGGTCGGGCTGATCGCCGACCACGACCCGCACGGCCGACTCCGGCACCACCTCGACCACGAGCACCCCTTGCCGCGCTGGGCCGCCGCCACCGCCCTGACCCGTTTGCTGGCCGCACACCCGGCCACCGCGCCCGGCCTGCCGCCGGCGGAGCGCATCGCCGCCGAGCTGGCGGCCTTCGGCGCCGGGCCGGCCCCCGAGACCCCTACCGCCCACCACGCGGGCGACCTGCACAGCTACACCGTCCGCAGTCTGCTGCACCTGATGGGCGCCGCCGAGGACCCGGACGGGGTCCTCCTGGAGATCGTCCGCGCCCTGCCCCGTATCGAGGAGACCGGAGTCGTGCCCCGCCCGCTGGCCGTCCGCGTCGAGAACCTGCTGGAAGCCTTGTTCGACCCCGCGGACACCGTACCGGTGTTCGCCGAGCTCTCCCCAGGACGCCGGGAGTTGCTGAGGGTCCTGGCCGAGCTGCTGACCGCCGCGGACTTCCAGCCCGTGCCGTTCGGCTCAGACCTCCACGAGCGGTTCACCCAGTACGGCCTCCCCGGTACCCGCCCCGCCCTACGCGCCTACGTCGGACTGTCCACCGAAGGTGAAGACCCAAGCGCTCCCCTCCCCGATCCCTGGGCACCGTTCCGCAACCACTGA
- a CDS encoding IS110 family transposase, whose translation MNDSDETDVFLGLDVGKTTHHGHGLTPAGKKVFDKQLPNTEPKLRDVFEKLKTKFGTVLVIVDQPASIGALPLTVARDTGCKVAYLPGLAMRRIADLYPGEAKTDAKDAAVIADAARTMPHTLRSLELTDEITAELTVLVGFDQDLAAEATRTSNRIRGLLTQFHPSLERVLGPRLDHSAVTWLLERYGSPAALRKAGRRKLVEVIRPKAPRMATRLIDDVFDALDEQTVVVPGTGTLDIVIPSLARSLGAVHEQRRAAQAQITALLEDHPLSKVLTSLPGVGVRTAAALLVTVGDGTSFPTAAHLASYAGLAPTTKSSGTSIHGEHAPRGGNRQLKRAMFLSAFAALHDPASRTYYDKCRTRGKTHTQALLRLARQRINVLFAMLRDGTFYEPRTPRLA comes from the coding sequence TTGAACGACAGCGACGAGACAGACGTCTTCCTCGGTTTGGACGTCGGCAAGACCACCCACCACGGGCACGGGCTCACCCCGGCCGGCAAGAAGGTCTTCGACAAGCAGCTGCCCAACACCGAACCGAAGCTGCGGGACGTCTTCGAGAAGCTGAAGACCAAGTTCGGCACCGTCCTGGTGATCGTCGACCAGCCCGCCTCCATCGGCGCCCTCCCGCTGACGGTCGCCCGGGACACCGGCTGCAAGGTCGCCTATCTGCCCGGCCTGGCCATGCGGCGGATCGCCGACCTCTACCCCGGCGAGGCGAAAACCGACGCGAAGGACGCCGCGGTGATTGCGGACGCGGCCCGCACCATGCCGCACACCCTGCGCTCGCTGGAACTCACCGACGAGATCACAGCCGAGCTGACCGTGCTCGTCGGCTTCGACCAGGACCTCGCCGCCGAGGCCACCCGCACATCCAACAGGATCCGCGGCCTGCTCACCCAGTTCCACCCCAGCCTCGAGCGGGTCCTCGGCCCACGCCTGGACCACAGCGCCGTGACCTGGCTGCTGGAACGCTACGGATCTCCGGCGGCCCTGCGGAAAGCTGGGCGACGCAAGCTTGTTGAAGTGATCCGGCCCAAGGCCCCGCGCATGGCGACACGCCTGATCGACGACGTCTTCGACGCACTCGACGAGCAGACCGTCGTGGTCCCGGGCACCGGCACCCTCGACATCGTGATCCCATCCCTGGCCCGCTCGCTCGGCGCCGTTCACGAACAAAGACGGGCGGCACAAGCCCAGATCACAGCCCTGCTGGAGGATCACCCTCTTTCCAAGGTCCTGACGTCGCTGCCCGGCGTCGGCGTCAGGACCGCCGCTGCATTGCTGGTCACCGTCGGCGACGGAACCAGCTTCCCCACCGCCGCCCATCTGGCCTCCTACGCCGGCCTCGCCCCGACAACAAAGTCGTCGGGGACCTCGATCCACGGCGAACACGCGCCCAGAGGCGGCAACCGGCAGCTCAAACGCGCGATGTTCCTGTCCGCGTTCGCCGCTCTGCACGATCCCGCCTCCCGCACCTACTACGACAAATGCCGCACCAGAGGAAAGACCCACACGCAAGCCCTCCTCCGGCTCGCCCGACAACGCATCAACGTGCTCTTCGCCATGCTCCGCGACGGCACCTTCTACGAACCCAGAACCCCACGCCTCGCTTGA
- a CDS encoding phosphotransferase family protein, giving the protein MPVPPISGRLQWTDVPSALRTCLEDALGAPVTDTATPAGGFGHQLAAALTLAGGRRAFVKAAPDDDPLTAANVHEAAVLDALPSGAPAPDLLGIHHADGWTAVVIAHLDGPHPDLSPASGDADHTWALLDKLTSSPASAPYAAAVSTAPSTAAALHGWNELLSDPPADLAPSARDRLPQLAELEAAWPALAHGDRIVHGDLRADNMVRDHHRGVTFVDWAHATTGPACIDAASLAPQLVLAGHTPEDVARLLRDHPATASNPDTTTAFLAALTGHWHRNARKPAPPGTPGLRAYQHRAAAAGLAILNHRLAQGCAPS; this is encoded by the coding sequence ATGCCTGTACCGCCCATTAGCGGCCGTCTGCAATGGACCGACGTCCCCAGCGCCCTGCGTACCTGTCTCGAAGACGCCCTGGGTGCGCCCGTCACCGACACGGCCACTCCCGCCGGTGGCTTTGGCCACCAACTCGCTGCCGCGCTCACCCTGGCCGGCGGCCGGAGGGCTTTCGTCAAAGCGGCCCCTGACGACGACCCCTTGACCGCCGCCAACGTCCACGAGGCCGCCGTGCTGGACGCGCTGCCCTCCGGCGCTCCCGCCCCGGACCTGCTCGGCATCCACCATGCCGATGGTTGGACGGCTGTGGTCATTGCGCACCTGGACGGCCCGCACCCCGATCTTTCTCCGGCCTCCGGCGACGCTGACCACACCTGGGCTCTGCTGGATAAACTCACCTCCAGCCCCGCCTCGGCCCCCTACGCCGCGGCGGTGAGCACAGCCCCCTCCACAGCGGCCGCTCTGCACGGCTGGAACGAACTGCTCTCCGATCCGCCGGCCGACCTGGCCCCCTCCGCCCGGGACCGCCTGCCGCAACTCGCCGAACTCGAGGCCGCCTGGCCTGCCCTCGCCCACGGCGACCGCATCGTCCACGGCGACCTGCGCGCCGACAACATGGTCCGCGACCACCACCGCGGCGTCACCTTCGTGGACTGGGCACACGCCACCACCGGCCCCGCCTGCATCGACGCCGCATCCCTCGCCCCACAACTCGTCCTCGCCGGCCACACACCCGAAGACGTCGCCCGCCTGCTCCGCGACCACCCCGCCACCGCCAGCAATCCCGACACCACCACCGCATTCCTCGCCGCGCTCACCGGCCACTGGCACCGCAACGCCCGCAAACCCGCGCCCCCCGGCACCCCGGGACTGCGCGCCTATCAGCACCGCGCCGCGGCAGCTGGCCTCGCCATCCTCAACCACCGCCTTGCGCAGGGCTGTGCACCGTCGTGA
- a CDS encoding DUF6193 family natural product biosynthesis protein — MDQLPPRTREQEWRVILDEYRPPHAANGRATREMWELLSTAFRNATFRALYPSISMWSLTVSDADLITEIKDELPAVSAASGEYRVLAWPYRGDEYLFLTSDPEEAVEFAADLIKARQSPKG, encoded by the coding sequence ATGGATCAGCTACCCCCGAGAACTCGAGAACAGGAGTGGCGTGTAATCCTTGACGAGTACAGGCCGCCGCATGCGGCCAACGGTCGGGCTACACGTGAAATGTGGGAACTGCTTTCGACTGCATTTCGCAACGCGACGTTTCGCGCCCTCTACCCGTCCATTTCCATGTGGTCGCTGACTGTTTCAGATGCAGACTTGATTACTGAAATCAAGGACGAGCTTCCCGCTGTTTCTGCGGCATCGGGTGAGTATCGCGTTCTCGCCTGGCCTTATCGCGGAGACGAGTACCTCTTTCTGACAAGCGATCCTGAAGAGGCGGTTGAGTTTGCGGCTGATCTTATCAAGGCTCGGCAGTCGCCGAAGGGTTGA
- a CDS encoding Imm32 family immunity protein: MLQVLYSGETKELELSGTRQGLLAFGQLLRGQAGSFDLSENPCPSPYERSLSEIAFREDPERATVSIVTEAQVLRIEGGREALDLLADNLAGFASEAGASDHCHVDSPTYDYVAPESDPLVIAFMK; the protein is encoded by the coding sequence ATGTTGCAGGTTCTGTACAGCGGGGAAACGAAAGAGCTTGAGCTCTCTGGGACGCGTCAAGGCCTCCTGGCGTTCGGGCAGCTGCTGCGGGGGCAGGCCGGAAGCTTTGACCTCTCGGAGAACCCGTGCCCCTCTCCCTACGAGAGGTCGCTGTCGGAGATCGCGTTTCGGGAGGATCCGGAGCGGGCCACCGTTTCGATCGTCACGGAAGCCCAGGTCCTGAGGATCGAGGGAGGGCGGGAAGCTCTCGACCTCCTCGCCGACAACCTTGCGGGCTTCGCCTCGGAGGCGGGTGCAAGCGATCATTGCCACGTCGACTCCCCGACATACGACTACGTCGCGCCAGAGTCGGACCCGCTGGTGATCGCGTTCATGAAGTGA